The following are from one region of the Silene latifolia isolate original U9 population chromosome 9, ASM4854445v1, whole genome shotgun sequence genome:
- the LOC141601041 gene encoding uncharacterized protein LOC141601041, with amino-acid sequence MEIREHHSECLRGIIQTRDHCIVQLGSISHVKHLLQQCTVAGKFSIQHAYNALRTKYAIPECSQAIQRGFYLPRHRVILQLAAHYRLATVDRLVSRGLPMVNRCSICQRQSESTTHLFFACSYSTEVLQAIKQWVGINTPDNSLPQLLSWANKRKNRRHWRIQWVQNNIAATVYNIWSERNLRIFENKCRPSHTLIRDIQYTVSIILFAKIQDVFHEEILDSFVASRK; translated from the coding sequence ATGGAGATAAGGGAGCACCATTCTGAATGCCTTCGTGGTATTATTCAAACCAGGGACCATTGTATTGTTCAGCTGGGTAGTATCTCCCATGTTAAGCATCTATTACAGCAATGTACAGTGGCAGGCAAGTTTTCCATCCAGCATGCTTATAATGCTTTAAGGACTAAGTATGCTATCCCTGAGTGTAGCCAGGCCATTCAGAGGGGCTTTTATCTTCCCAGACATCGTGTTATCCTGCAATTAGCTGCTCATTACAGGCTTGCTACTGTAGATCGTCTGGTCAGTAGAGGCCTCCCTATGGTTAACAGGTGCTCTATCTGTCAGAGGCAAAGTGAATCTACTACACACTTGTTCTTTGCTTGCAGTTACTCTACTGAGGTCTTACAGGCCATCAAGCAATGGGTAGGGATCAACACTCCTGATAATTCTCTGCCGCAACTGTTAAGCTGGGCTAACAAAAGGAAGAATAGAAGGCATTGGCGCATTCAATGGGTTCAGAATAACATTGCAGCTACTGTATACAACATTTGGAGTGAAAGGAACCTGCGAATTTTTGAGAATAAGTGTAGACCAAGCCATACACTCATACGAGATATCCAATATACTGTTAGCATCATCTTGTTTGCCAAAATACAGGATGTTTTTCATGAAGAAATACTTGATAGTTTCGTAGCATCTAGGAAATAG